The following DNA comes from Nocardioides panzhihuensis.
CGGACAGGTCAGACTCAGATATCACGCTCTTGACACCCCTGCATTTGCATGTCGACGAGCCGGATGCTCGAAGTACTGGGCTACTGCTTGGTTCGAGAACTGCGTCGCGCATCCCGCACTCCACCTTGGCGGCACGGCGGCGTGCGTGACGTTCGCTCCGGTCCGGGTCGGGAGATGATCCACCGGCACTCGGTTGCTCGATTATGCACTTTAGTGCAGAATCGAGCAACCGGCTCGCCCCAGCGGTTGGTTGGGGCAACACAGAGAGAACGTGCAATGACTCGCTACCCGCACCTCATGTCTCCCATCGACCTCGGCTTCGTGACACTTCCGAACCGCGTTGTCATGGGCTCTATGCACCTAGGGCTGGAGGAGGCCCCAGACGGATTCGAACGGATGGCGGCGTTCTACGCCGAGCGCGCTCGCGGGGGTGTCGGCCTGATGGTCACCGGAGGCATTGCCCCCAACCATCCTGGCCGGCCGTTCGCTACCGGCGCGACGATGACGACCGAGAAAGATGTGAACGAGCATCTGCTCGTCACCCGCGCCGTTCATGAGGTGGGCGGTCGGATCGTCATGCAGATCCTCCACTTCGGCCGCTATGCCAAGCATGCCGACCTGGTGGCGCCGAGTGCCGTGCGCGCCCCCATCAACCAGTTCACCCCGCGAGCGATGACGACCGCCGAGGTCGAATCGACCGTCGAGGACTTTGCGCAGGCTGCGGTCCTCGCGAAGCGGGCCGGATACGACGGTGTGGAGATCATGGGGTCAGAGGGTTACCTGATCAACACCTTCCTGGCGGCGAGCACCAACCTTCGGGAGGACGAGTGGGGCGGCGAATTCGCGTCCCGCATGCGTTTTCCGATCGAGATCGTGCGCAGGACCCGCGAACGGGTTGGTGAGGAGTTCATCGTCATGTTCCGGATGTCGATGCTCGACCTCGTGCCTGGCGGTTGCACTCTCGAGGAAACCTTGGAGCTCGCCAAGGAGTTGGAGGCCGCGGGGGTGACGATTCTCAATACCGGCATCGGGTGGCACGAGTCTCGGGTGCCCACCATTGCGTCCTCGGTCCCGCGCGCGGCATTCGTAACGGCGACCGAGCGCCTGATGGGAAACGTCGGCATTCCGGTGGTCGCCAGCAACCGGATCAACGCTCCCGAAGTCGCCGAGCAGATCGTCTCGTCGGGCGCGGCAGACATGGTGTCTATGGCGCGGCCGTTCCTTGCTGACCCGGATTTCGTCTTGAAGGCTCGGGACGGTCGCCCAGAACTCATCAATACCTGCATCGGGTGCAACCAGGCGTGCATCGACCACACGCTCAGCGGCCAGCTGACGAGCTGCCTGGTCAACCCTCGGGCTTGCAACGAGACCTTGATCGACCTGTCGATCTCTCCGAGGCGACGCCGCATCGGTGTTGTCGGTGCCGGTCCGGCTGGGATGGCGTTCGCTCTGGCAAGCGCCCAGAAGGGTAACGATGTGGTGCTGTACGACTCCGAGCCGGTGATCGGGGGACAGTTCGACATCGCCCGGCGTATCCCTGGCAAGGAAGAGTTCAGCGAGACATTGCGGTACTTCCGCAATGCGCTACCGCTGGCGGGTGTCGACATCCGGCTCGGCGAGAAGATCACGGAAGAAGAGCTCCGCGACGCCGCCTACGACGATGTCGTCCTCGCCACGGGAATCAGGCCACGTGCGCTGGAGATCCCCGGTGCTGACCACTCCAAGGTCGTCTCCTATCTCGACGTACTCCGGGGTGAGGTCGAAGTCGGACGCTCGGTTGCGATCATCGGTGCTGGCGGCATCGGCTTCGACGTCGCGGAGTTCATCACTCAGGAAGGGTCGCCGGCGAGCTTGGATGGCGGGAAGTTCTTCAGTGTCTGGGGGGTCGACCCCAGCTTCGAAACGCCTGGTGGCCTCGCCGCAGTGGTGGAAGCTCGGGTCGAGCGCGAGGTGTACCTCCTGCAGCGAAAGGCGTCGAAAGTCGGCGCCAGCCTCGGTGTCACGACCGGATGGATCCATCGGGCCGAGCTGGCCCGCCGCGGTGTCCGGAGTATGTCGACCGTGACCTATCTCCGCATCGATGATCAAGGTCTCCACGTCCAGGAGGGCGGTCGACCCCAGACGCTCGCGGTCGATACAGTCATCGTCTGCGCCGGTCAGGAGCCGAACCGTGACCTGCACGACCGGCTCCTCACGCTCGGGATCACGTCTCACCTCATCGGTGGTGCAGACGTCGCAGCTGAGCTCGACGCCAAGCGAGCTATGCGGCAGGGAACGTTGCTCGCGGCTACGATGTGAGGTCCACGTCGTACCTGCCGGCGGCTGTTCCGTGGGGGTGTACGACACTTGGTTCTACGTCTAGCCAAAGGGCATCATGTCGCTGCGCCATGCAATTCTCACCGCTCTGTTGGAGCGGCCGTCGTCTGGCCTCGACCTCACCCGCAGGTTCGACAGGTCGATCCGGTTCTTCTGGTCGGCCACGCACCAGCAGGTCTACCGTGAGCTCGCGAAGCTCGAGTCGGAGGGGCTGGTTCGGACTGTTCCTCAGCCGCCTTCGCGCGGCAGTCGCAAGGAGTACGAGGTCCTGGACAACGGTCGCGATGACCTGCTTGCATGGGTAGGACAGAGTGAGGGTCCCAAGCCGATCCGTGACCCGCTCCTGGTCCGGCTGCGTGCCGCCGCTGCGCTTGCCCAAGGTCGTGAGTCGATGCTGGCGGAGATGCGCCTGCATCGCGCTGAGCACCAGAGACAGCTCGATGAGTACCTCGAGATCGCCGATCGCGACTTCAAGAAGGACGATCTGGACGAGGCCGGGCAGATGCGCGGCCTGATCCTGAAGGCCGGAATCGGGCTGGAGGAGTTCTGGATCTCCTGGCTCGAGGATGCGATTGCGGACATCTCAGTGATGAGTGACGTGTCCACGGAACGGTCCTGAGACGCGCGATCAAGCGTCGGCCCGGGGAATCTCCAGCCAAGCCCTCTTCGATCAGACCCTCGTCGCCCTTTCGCGACTCGACCTCTCTTCCCGAGCCCTGAAGCGCCCTGAGTGCCGTGCCCTGCGCTCAGGGCCCTTCAGGGCGTGATCGAGCGGCTCTACCGCTCCGCGCGACGTGTCAACCGATCATGGATCTTGACAATCGTGATTCACCATTATACAAATTGGGAGTTGAGTGACACCGGACGGACTAGTCGAGGGGCAGGCGCGAATGCTGACGGATCTTGAGCTTTCGGTACGGGAAGTGACGCGCAGCTACGTCGAGCGCCAGATCTCGCCGAACATCCAACAGTGGGAGAACGAGGGCGTGGTCCCCGAGCAGGTGTGGCGAGAGCTCGGCGACCAAGGGTTCTTCGGGCTCGCCGTCGATGCGGAGTTCGGCGGAGCCGGTGCAAGCGTGACCGCGTGGGCTCTCATGATCGAGGAGCTCGCCAAGGGCGATTGCGCCATTGCCAACCAGGTCGGCGGGACGAACTTCCCGTTCGGGTCGAAGCTCTCCGAGCTCGGCACCCCATGGCAACAGCAGGAATTCCTCAAGCCAGCCGTGGCCGGCGACTACTACATCTCGTTGCTCCTCAGCGAAGCGCACGCAGGGTCTGACCTGTCTCAGATCCGCACGAAGGCTACGAAGCGTGACGGAGGATGGGTCATCAACGGGGAGAAGAACTGGATCACGGGCGGCGCCACATCCGGCGCCGGCATCCTGCTCGCAACGACCGATCCGGATGCGGGAGCCCGCGGCCTCACGCTGTTCCTGGTCAGGCCAGACATGCCCGGTTACAACGTGGTGAGACGCGAACCGAAAATGGGCCACCGCGTCATCGACATCTGCCAGATCTCCCTCGACGACCTCGAGCTCAGCGACGATCATGTGCTGGGCGAAGTGGGAATGGGATATCGCACCATCTTGGACGGGTTGGACACGAGCCGGATCGGCGTCGCGGCGCAAAGCGTGGGCGTCGCGCAGAAGGCCTTCGACCTGGCGCTCGAGTACGCCAAAGAGAGGGTCAGCTTCGGTCAGCCGATCTTCCAGCACCAGGCGATCGGATTCAAGCTCGCTGAGATGGCGACCAGCATCGAAGTCGCCCGACAGATGTATCTGAGAGCGGCTGAGCTGAAGGAGTCTGGCGCGCAGTCGATGCGTGAGTCGGCCATGGCAAAGCTGTTCGCCTCTGAGATGGCGGAATCCGTCTGCAGCGCGGCGGTTCAGATCTTCGGCGGCGCGGGCTTCGCGGGAGGCGGACTGGTGGAGAAGCTCTATCGCGACCAGCGGATCCTGCAGATCTATGAGGGGACCAGCGAAGTCCTGAAGATGCTCATTCAACGGGACCTGGCATGAATCAACCAATGAGTGGCCAGGTTGCCCTCGTGACTGGCGGTGGGAACGGGATCGGTGCGGCGATCGCCAGACGACTCGCCGCCTCGGGCGCGTCGGTCGCCATCATGGATCGCGATGAGGCGCCGGCGCGGATCGTCGCGAGCGAACTGGACGCCTTCGGCGTGGCGACCACGGTCGTGGTGGCTGACATCAGCGACAACGCTGCGGTGACCAGCGGGACAGCGAAGGTCGAGGCGGCCCTAGGGCCGATCGACATCCTGATCAACAACGCCGGATGGGACTCGCTTCGGCCGTTCCTCGACAACGACGAGGCGCACCGCGACCTCATCATCGACATCAATCTCAAAGGCATGATCAATGTGACACACGCCGTGCTCACCAGGATGGTCTCCCGCCGTCACGGACGCATCGTCACGATCTCGTCGGACGCCGGCCGCGTCGGATCGTCGGGGCAGGCGGTCTACTCGGCGTGCAAAGCGGGCACGATCGCGCTGACGAAGTCGATCGCCCGAGAAGTTGCCAGGCATGGGATCACCCTGAACGTCGTGGCGCCGGGGCCCACCCGAACCAACATGATGGCGGAAGCCCTTGAAGGTGATGATGCGGCCGCGAAGCACATCCTCGAACGGATGACGAAGGCGGTGCCGATGCGGCGCATGGGTGAGCCGGAGGACGTTGCGGGAATCGCCGTCTTCCTCGCGTCGGACGAGGCATCCTTCATAACAGGCCAGGTCATCAGTGTGTCTGGCGGCCTCACGATGCACGGATAGGACGTGGTGGACATGAACGTTGTCGAATTCTTGGCAGACCTCGAGCGGAGTTCTGGCGAACGGCCGATCATCTACTTTCGCGACCACGGTGTCACGACGAACGCCTTCAGGACCCTCGTTTCGGAGGCGGCCGCATCGTTGGACGCGGCCGCGGTGGGCCTGGGCGATCGTGTGGCGCTGCTCTCCTCGAACCGTCCGGAGTGGCTGGCGACCTACTGCGCCACCCTGGCGCGCGGTGCGACGCTGGTCCCGCTCAACCCTGCCCTGT
Coding sequences within:
- a CDS encoding FAD-dependent oxidoreductase gives rise to the protein MSPIDLGFVTLPNRVVMGSMHLGLEEAPDGFERMAAFYAERARGGVGLMVTGGIAPNHPGRPFATGATMTTEKDVNEHLLVTRAVHEVGGRIVMQILHFGRYAKHADLVAPSAVRAPINQFTPRAMTTAEVESTVEDFAQAAVLAKRAGYDGVEIMGSEGYLINTFLAASTNLREDEWGGEFASRMRFPIEIVRRTRERVGEEFIVMFRMSMLDLVPGGCTLEETLELAKELEAAGVTILNTGIGWHESRVPTIASSVPRAAFVTATERLMGNVGIPVVASNRINAPEVAEQIVSSGAADMVSMARPFLADPDFVLKARDGRPELINTCIGCNQACIDHTLSGQLTSCLVNPRACNETLIDLSISPRRRRIGVVGAGPAGMAFALASAQKGNDVVLYDSEPVIGGQFDIARRIPGKEEFSETLRYFRNALPLAGVDIRLGEKITEEELRDAAYDDVVLATGIRPRALEIPGADHSKVVSYLDVLRGEVEVGRSVAIIGAGGIGFDVAEFITQEGSPASLDGGKFFSVWGVDPSFETPGGLAAVVEARVEREVYLLQRKASKVGASLGVTTGWIHRAELARRGVRSMSTVTYLRIDDQGLHVQEGGRPQTLAVDTVIVCAGQEPNRDLHDRLLTLGITSHLIGGADVAAELDAKRAMRQGTLLAATM
- a CDS encoding PadR family transcriptional regulator gives rise to the protein MSLRHAILTALLERPSSGLDLTRRFDRSIRFFWSATHQQVYRELAKLESEGLVRTVPQPPSRGSRKEYEVLDNGRDDLLAWVGQSEGPKPIRDPLLVRLRAAAALAQGRESMLAEMRLHRAEHQRQLDEYLEIADRDFKKDDLDEAGQMRGLILKAGIGLEEFWISWLEDAIADISVMSDVSTERS
- a CDS encoding acyl-CoA dehydrogenase family protein, coding for MLTDLELSVREVTRSYVERQISPNIQQWENEGVVPEQVWRELGDQGFFGLAVDAEFGGAGASVTAWALMIEELAKGDCAIANQVGGTNFPFGSKLSELGTPWQQQEFLKPAVAGDYYISLLLSEAHAGSDLSQIRTKATKRDGGWVINGEKNWITGGATSGAGILLATTDPDAGARGLTLFLVRPDMPGYNVVRREPKMGHRVIDICQISLDDLELSDDHVLGEVGMGYRTILDGLDTSRIGVAAQSVGVAQKAFDLALEYAKERVSFGQPIFQHQAIGFKLAEMATSIEVARQMYLRAAELKESGAQSMRESAMAKLFASEMAESVCSAAVQIFGGAGFAGGGLVEKLYRDQRILQIYEGTSEVLKMLIQRDLA
- a CDS encoding SDR family NAD(P)-dependent oxidoreductase, coding for MSGQVALVTGGGNGIGAAIARRLAASGASVAIMDRDEAPARIVASELDAFGVATTVVVADISDNAAVTSGTAKVEAALGPIDILINNAGWDSLRPFLDNDEAHRDLIIDINLKGMINVTHAVLTRMVSRRHGRIVTISSDAGRVGSSGQAVYSACKAGTIALTKSIAREVARHGITLNVVAPGPTRTNMMAEALEGDDAAAKHILERMTKAVPMRRMGEPEDVAGIAVFLASDEASFITGQVISVSGGLTMHG